The Pseudomonadota bacterium nucleotide sequence CGCGACGCCGACGCCGCTGACCTGCGCCAGGAGCTCGTCCTGATCCGCGCCGACGTCTCCCCCGCGCATCACGTCCGCGATCGCGCCGTCGCCGCCCATCGCCCCGAGGATCTTGTTGATGCCGGTCTGGGCGAGCGCCTCGGCGAGCTGCGCCCTCTTCTCGGCGCGCTCCCGGGCGATCTCGTCCGCGGACTTCTTGGGCGCGTCGGCTTCCTTCCAGTCGTCCTTGCTCTTCTTCTTCTTGTCCTCTGCCTCGTCGGCGTCTTTCGCGTCTTCCGTCTGGCCGGTCTCGGCCTCGGCCTTCTTCTCCTCGATCTTGGCGACGCGCGGCTGGATGAGCTCCTTGTACTTCGCGAACTGCTCGTCCATGTCCGGCTTGGGCCAATCGACGTTCGCCCACCAGATGCAGAGCCCCGCCTCGACGAGAAGGAAGAACAGGATGCAGACCGTGGAGAAGTTGATGGCGTTGCCGAGCAGGTTGCCCTTGACCGCCGCGGGGAGCTGCGGCCGAGGCTGCACGGGGGGCGGCGCGACGAACTGGAACAGAATCGTGGAATCGCCGATCGTGATCTTGCCCCGAGCCTGGTCGTTCAACGGCAGCTGCCAGATCTTGCCCTTGGCGCGCGCCTTCCCGCTCTTCCTGATGTCCGCCAGCTCGGCGACCCCGCCCTCGAACGAGATGCGGCCGCCCATCGCCTCCGTGAAGTTGAGCGTGTACTCCTCGCCCTTCGTCTCGAAGAGCTCGAACCTCGCGGCCGGGAGATCCGGCGCGGCGAACACGAAATGCGCCTTCTCGGACGGTCCGACGGTGACCGTCTCCCGTCGCCGGATGATCCGCTCCTCGATGATCTTCCCGCCCTGGATGATCCCGATCCGCAGGACCTTGGGTTGGGTGGACTGGGCCGGCGTCGCCACCTTGCGGACGACGGGTCTGCTCGTCCGTTCGACGCCCTTGGTGCCGCCCGAGCTCGGCTTTCCGCCTGAAGACGACATCAGCACACTCCCAATCGGCACTCCGTCAGCCGCGATCGCGCTGCCAGAAGAGCCCGTTCCCTAGGGCCGGATCGACCCCATCTTCTAGAATATTTTTCCCCTGCCATCAACCACTAGTCCATCCGTCGAGACGCGTGAGCACGGGCGCGTGATCTTTTTTATTATGCGCCGTCCCTCTCGCCCGCAAGCCGCGCGCCACCGTTTTCCGAGCGCCGCCGCTCGGCGAGCATGTTCTTCAGCTTCGCCGAGTACCGGCCGATCTCGTCGGCGATCCGCGTCGCCACCCCCGCCTGGACGAGGTGCGCCAGGATGAACGCGGCCGCCAGGGAGAATCCCAGGGCCAGCGGGTACATGCTCGACGCGACCCCACCGGCAAATCCCGTCGGATCGAGCTCCGGCCCCGCGTTCCCGGAAGACGAAAACGTCCGGTTGAGGCCGATCGCGGCCCCGACCACCCCGACGCACGCCGAAACGACCGCCAGACCCAAGAACGCCCTCGAGCCCTTCCTGAGGAGCGGCACGACCTCGAGCGCCGCCTCCTCGATCGCTCCCTCGACCTCGCCGGGGTCGCCATCGGCCCGCTCGAGCCCGGCCCTGATCACCCGCGGCAGCGCGGCGCTCTGCGCGGCGTTGCACAGCTTGAGGGCGCGATCGATGTTGTTCGCCGCGACCAGCTTCTGGATCTGGCTCATGAACGCGACGGCATTGACGTTGTACTTGAAGAACAGGACCACGAACCGCACCGTGAAGACGGAGATGCCGACGGCGAGGATCAGGGCGAGAGCGCACATGCTCTCTCCTCCCTGCGAGAACGCCTGCATCACGGCATGCATCCGGAGCTCCTCCGCGGAATCCCTACTCCCACCCCTCGTCTTCGGGTGCGGGCTCGGGCTTCCCTCCCTCTTCCGCGGGCTTCCCCGCGCCCTCGGCCTCGGCCTTCGCCTTGGCCGCCTCCGCCGCCTCCCGCTCCTTGGCGCGCTGGGCCTCGGCCTCGGCCTGTTCCTTCGCCTGTTGGATGCGCCGCTCCTCTCGCTCGATCTCGACCAGGACCTCTTTCATGTACTTCCCGACCGGATCGTCCTTCGCGAGCTTGGAGCCCATCTCCGTGGAGTACTGGGCGAAGTAGCGCTTCGCCTCGCCGAGCCGCCCGAGCTTGTCGAGCCCGTCGAGCTCCGTGGCGGTGTAGTAGAGGATCCCCATGTTGAACAGCGCGCTCGAAAAGCGGCTGTCGAGCGCCCGAGAGCGCTCCAGCTCGACCCGGGCGTCCTTCCACCGGCCCGCGCCGCGCAGCGCGTTCCCGAGGTTCAGGTGCAGGATCGCCCACGACGGGCTCAATCCGATCGCGCGCTCGAGCATCCCGATCGCCTGGGCGTAGTTTCCGGAAAGAATGTAGAGCGTCGCGAGGTTGTTCATCGCCTCTATGTTGTAGGGATTCTTCGCGAGCGTCGTCTCGAGATCCGTGATCGCCTCGGCCTTGTTCCCCTGCGACAGCTTGATCTGGGAACGGAGGAAGTAGACCTCCGACATCTCCGGATTGATGGCGAGCACCTGGTCGAAGATGGACATCGCGAGCTCGTGGCGACCGATCCGAAC carries:
- a CDS encoding TonB family protein encodes the protein MSSSGGKPSSGGTKGVERTSRPVVRKVATPAQSTQPKVLRIGIIQGGKIIEERIIRRRETVTVGPSEKAHFVFAAPDLPAARFELFETKGEEYTLNFTEAMGGRISFEGGVAELADIRKSGKARAKGKIWQLPLNDQARGKITIGDSTILFQFVAPPPVQPRPQLPAAVKGNLLGNAINFSTVCILFFLLVEAGLCIWWANVDWPKPDMDEQFAKYKELIQPRVAKIEEKKAEAETGQTEDAKDADEAEDKKKKSKDDWKEADAPKKSADEIARERAEKRAQLAEALAQTGINKILGAMGGDGAIADVMRGGDVGADQDELLAQVSGVGVATGEDGALHGPAGGKGSGEAADISQIKVNGDKNVATEGPGAERQIKGTVKKKNPTAAGGSGMLEPGEVAGVVNKRIGAIKGCYEQALKRDPTLQGKVTVRFTISGSGKVSDAKCITNELTPQVGSCIEDAFKRFRFPPPEGGAVTFEYPFMFTPAS
- a CDS encoding MotA/TolQ/ExbB proton channel family protein, encoding MHAVMQAFSQGGESMCALALILAVGISVFTVRFVVLFFKYNVNAVAFMSQIQKLVAANNIDRALKLCNAAQSAALPRVIRAGLERADGDPGEVEGAIEEAALEVVPLLRKGSRAFLGLAVVSACVGVVGAAIGLNRTFSSSGNAGPELDPTGFAGGVASSMYPLALGFSLAAAFILAHLVQAGVATRIADEIGRYSAKLKNMLAERRRSENGGARLAGERDGA
- a CDS encoding tetratricopeptide repeat protein; the protein is MRRLCTTLAISALVALMATGCGGSKKKGASAGGTGLEGGAGGPVIGSAGGPVADDQSTGSAVPTGPGEAAPEQHEMNQDAKGIYNEGVRAGAAGNLAEAERAFKRAVEIDPRAYQALYNLGVLCERQGDDAGARSYYGQAIAAQSDYLAAITAAARLEMRLGDVGAALRLMQEKATAYPKNVNLLNRYADTLIAAQRYTDAIDVAKQALRLDERSADAMLRVAKANVRIGRHELAMSIFDQVLAINPEMSEVYFLRSQIKLSQGNKAEAITDLETTLAKNPYNIEAMNNLATLYILSGNYAQAIGMLERAIGLSPSWAILHLNLGNALRGAGRWKDARVELERSRALDSRFSSALFNMGILYYTATELDGLDKLGRLGEAKRYFAQYSTEMGSKLAKDDPVGKYMKEVLVEIEREERRIQQAKEQAEAEAQRAKEREAAEAAKAKAEAEGAGKPAEEGGKPEPAPEDEGWE